The following proteins are co-located in the Mesorhizobium sp. M1E.F.Ca.ET.045.02.1.1 genome:
- a CDS encoding peroxidase-related enzyme (This protein belongs to a clade of uncharacterized proteins related to peroxidases such as the alkylhydroperoxidase AhpD.) translates to MTNRITALDLVQAELGEATKAYFAKCEEKLGLVPNVLLAYAFDEKKLRAFTDMYNDLMLGDSGLSKLEREMIAVVVSSINHCFYCLTAHGAAVRQLSGHPALGEMMVMNFRAADLPLRQRAMLEFAVKLTEEPAKIVEADRATLRQAGFTDRDIWDIASTAAFFNMSNRVAAAVDMRPNPEYHAMAR, encoded by the coding sequence ATGACCAACAGGATTACCGCGCTCGACCTGGTCCAGGCGGAGCTCGGCGAGGCGACAAAGGCCTATTTCGCCAAATGCGAGGAGAAGCTCGGCCTCGTTCCCAACGTGCTTCTGGCTTACGCCTTCGACGAGAAGAAGCTGCGCGCCTTCACCGACATGTACAACGACCTGATGCTCGGCGATTCCGGCCTGTCGAAGCTGGAGCGCGAGATGATCGCGGTGGTCGTCTCATCGATCAACCACTGCTTCTACTGCCTGACCGCGCATGGCGCGGCGGTGCGCCAGCTTTCCGGTCACCCGGCGCTTGGCGAGATGATGGTGATGAATTTCCGCGCCGCGGACCTGCCCCTTCGCCAGCGCGCGATGCTGGAGTTCGCGGTCAAGCTGACGGAAGAGCCGGCCAAGATCGTCGAGGCCGACCGAGCCACCTTGCGCCAGGCCGGCTTTACCGACCGCGATATCTGGGACATCGCTTCGACCGCCGCCTTCTTCAACATGTCGAACCGGGTGGCGGCTGCCGTCGACATGCGGCCGAACCCCGAATACCATGCCATGGCAAGGTGA
- a CDS encoding NAD-glutamate dehydrogenase produces the protein MASVKSKPKKRAAAAVKAEEKPARLADHLLARAPAEDVAAYDVADLERAADLASRAVASHKKGESVVAIEADSGVSCGGRPVTVITVVNDNMPFLFDSILGEIAETAGEPTLVTHPIMTVRHGKNGVVEILGDGGRDVDDHDRLSVVHVHIPRLTAEQARALAERLRKILNQVRGAVTDWKRMLARLDQAISEFRYSAVPLDKNSVAEAIAFLEWLRDDNFTFLGMREFKYVGGEESGTLERADKPGLGILSDPDVLVLRRGTEAVTTTPEIRAFLHGPEPLIVTKANAKSSVHRRIYLDYIGIKTYTAKGALAGELRIVGMFTSTAYTRSVMKIPYLRSKAETIIAKSGFNPSDHSGKALINVLESYPRDELFQVPVPILRKHASAILGLIERPRVRALIRLDQFDRFVSVLVFVPRDRYDSVVREKIGTYLKTVFEGRLSAYYPAFPEGGLARVHFIIGRSGGKTPKIDQAAVEAAIRDIVRTWEDALSEAAEAAGSDPMLKGIAARFPESYRDTFSASVALADAGRIAAIGPDHPIAIDYYRRADRKPHQAALKIYHYGSPVALSRRVPVLENIGFRVISERTFEIADEGSGRVFIHDMELENSYGKAIDLSDGGALFEDAFLAVWRGDVDNDGYNGLAQTAGLWSSEIAILRAYGRYLQQAGIPQSQDFIAAALNRYPEIARGLHQLFVARLGPTAETEGVVAAKHLKAKIKDALEEVPNIDDDTIIRRYLNLIEASLRTNHFVADTKEKGQSLAIKLDSQAVDGLPAPRPWREIFVYGSEVEGVHLRFGPVARGGLRWSDRAQDYRTEVLGLVKAQQVKNAVIVPVGAKGGFYPKKLPMSAGRDAIFEAGTSAYKNFVSSLLSITDNIGVDGVIPPAGVVRRDPDDPYFVVAADKGTATFSDTANAISEKHGFWLDDAFASGGSAGYDHKKMGITAKGAWEAVKRHFREMNRDIQASPFTVVGVGDMSGDVFGNGMLLSPQTRLIAAFDHRDIFIDPDPDVAASLAERQRMFALPRSSWQDYDKSKLSEGGVIVSRSQKSITLPPAAAAAIGLGKTTATPVEIINTILKAPVDLLWFGGIGTYVRASGETNQDVGDRANDAIRVTALDVRAKVIGEGANLGVTQRARIEFGMNGGRCNSDAIDNSGGVNCSDVEVNIKIALASAMRKGSLARPARNKLLAEMTDEVSGLVLSNNYQQTLALSMARKRGLADIAHQARFMTALEARGLLDRAVETLPSPAALAEREARGEPLTRAELGVLLAYAKIVLFSDIVASDVPDDPHFDRDLMGYFPERMAKKFAGEIRDHRLRREIIARVVANDLVNRGGPSFVNRLQEATGRTAADVVRTFAVVRDGFALPALYREIDALDSQVDGQIQLDFYQAVSRLIFMTSGWYLKNEAGAAPLSQRIGELHDARKALEPKLASLLPAFSRERIEERRHGLFKSGAPEKLAGQLALAEVAELIPDIALTARTAGADIVGAAKAFFAVSDAFRIPRVEEAARSITPPDYYDQLALSRAMDTIGAARRGIAVAALTGHGKAADPVAAWLEAGGERVARIRERLQALTEGGDITVSRLSVASGLMTDLTGM, from the coding sequence ATGGCCAGCGTGAAATCCAAGCCGAAGAAGAGAGCCGCAGCCGCCGTGAAAGCGGAAGAGAAGCCAGCGAGGCTTGCCGACCACCTGCTTGCTCGTGCGCCGGCCGAGGATGTCGCGGCCTATGACGTGGCCGACCTGGAGCGCGCTGCCGACCTCGCGAGCCGGGCGGTGGCCAGCCACAAGAAGGGCGAGAGCGTCGTCGCGATCGAAGCCGATTCAGGCGTTTCCTGCGGCGGCAGGCCGGTCACGGTCATCACCGTCGTCAACGACAACATGCCGTTCCTGTTCGATTCCATCCTCGGCGAGATCGCCGAGACCGCCGGCGAGCCGACGCTGGTGACCCACCCGATCATGACGGTTCGGCACGGTAAGAACGGCGTCGTCGAGATCCTGGGCGACGGCGGCAGGGACGTCGACGATCATGACCGGCTGAGCGTCGTTCATGTCCATATCCCGCGGCTCACCGCGGAGCAGGCGCGCGCGCTCGCCGAGCGGCTGCGCAAGATACTCAACCAGGTCCGCGGCGCCGTCACCGACTGGAAACGGATGCTCGCCCGCCTCGACCAGGCCATTTCCGAATTCCGCTATTCGGCCGTGCCGCTCGACAAGAACAGCGTCGCCGAAGCGATCGCCTTCCTCGAATGGCTGCGCGACGATAATTTCACCTTTCTCGGCATGCGTGAGTTCAAATATGTCGGTGGCGAAGAGAGCGGCACGCTTGAGCGCGCCGACAAGCCAGGTCTCGGCATCCTGTCCGATCCCGATGTGCTGGTGTTGCGGCGCGGCACCGAGGCGGTGACGACGACGCCGGAAATCCGTGCCTTCCTGCACGGGCCTGAACCGCTGATCGTCACCAAGGCGAATGCCAAGTCCTCCGTGCATCGCCGCATCTACCTCGATTACATCGGCATCAAGACCTATACGGCCAAGGGCGCGCTTGCCGGTGAACTGCGCATCGTCGGCATGTTCACCTCGACCGCCTATACCCGCTCGGTGATGAAGATCCCCTATCTGCGCTCGAAGGCCGAAACGATCATCGCCAAGTCCGGCTTCAATCCGAGCGACCATTCCGGCAAGGCGCTCATCAACGTGCTGGAGAGCTATCCGCGCGATGAGCTCTTCCAGGTCCCGGTGCCTATCTTGAGGAAGCACGCCAGCGCCATTCTCGGCCTGATCGAGCGTCCGCGCGTGCGGGCGCTGATCCGTCTCGACCAGTTCGACCGCTTCGTGTCCGTCCTCGTGTTCGTGCCGCGCGACCGCTACGATAGCGTCGTGCGCGAGAAGATCGGCACCTATCTCAAGACCGTGTTCGAGGGCCGGCTGTCGGCCTACTACCCGGCCTTCCCCGAGGGCGGGCTGGCGCGCGTGCATTTCATCATCGGCCGTTCCGGCGGCAAAACCCCGAAGATCGATCAGGCCGCCGTCGAGGCGGCTATCCGCGACATCGTGCGAACCTGGGAAGACGCGCTTTCCGAGGCGGCGGAGGCGGCCGGCAGCGATCCGATGCTGAAGGGCATCGCAGCGCGGTTCCCGGAAAGCTACCGCGATACCTTTTCGGCTTCGGTGGCGCTGGCCGATGCCGGACGCATCGCCGCAATCGGCCCCGACCATCCGATCGCCATCGACTATTACCGCCGCGCCGACCGGAAGCCGCACCAGGCGGCGCTGAAGATCTACCATTACGGCAGTCCGGTGGCGCTGTCGCGTCGCGTTCCGGTGCTGGAAAACATCGGCTTCCGCGTCATCAGCGAGCGCACCTTCGAGATCGCCGATGAAGGTTCCGGCAGGGTCTTCATCCACGACATGGAACTCGAGAACAGCTACGGCAAGGCAATCGATCTGTCCGACGGCGGCGCGCTGTTCGAGGATGCCTTCCTGGCGGTCTGGCGCGGCGATGTCGACAATGACGGCTATAACGGGCTTGCCCAGACCGCCGGGCTGTGGTCGAGCGAGATCGCCATCTTGCGCGCCTATGGCCGTTACCTGCAGCAGGCGGGCATTCCGCAGAGCCAGGATTTCATCGCCGCCGCGCTCAACCGCTATCCGGAGATCGCGCGCGGCCTGCATCAGCTGTTTGTCGCACGCCTCGGGCCGACGGCCGAAACCGAAGGCGTGGTCGCCGCCAAGCACCTCAAGGCCAAGATCAAGGACGCGCTGGAAGAGGTGCCCAACATCGACGACGACACCATCATCCGCCGCTACCTCAACCTCATCGAAGCCTCGCTGCGCACCAATCATTTCGTAGCCGATACGAAGGAGAAGGGGCAGTCGCTGGCGATCAAGCTCGACTCGCAGGCGGTCGACGGCCTGCCGGCTCCGCGGCCATGGCGCGAGATCTTCGTCTATGGCTCCGAGGTCGAGGGCGTGCATCTGCGCTTCGGCCCGGTGGCGCGCGGCGGCCTGCGCTGGTCGGATCGCGCCCAGGACTACCGCACCGAGGTGCTCGGCCTGGTCAAGGCGCAGCAGGTCAAGAACGCGGTCATCGTGCCGGTCGGCGCCAAGGGCGGCTTCTATCCGAAGAAGCTGCCAATGAGCGCCGGGCGCGACGCAATCTTCGAGGCCGGCACCTCGGCCTACAAGAACTTCGTCTCCAGCCTGCTTTCGATCACCGACAATATTGGCGTCGACGGCGTCATCCCGCCGGCCGGCGTGGTGCGTCGCGATCCTGACGATCCCTATTTCGTCGTCGCCGCCGACAAGGGCACGGCGACCTTCTCCGACACCGCCAACGCCATCTCCGAGAAGCACGGCTTCTGGCTGGACGATGCCTTCGCCAGCGGCGGCTCGGCCGGCTACGACCACAAGAAGATGGGCATCACCGCCAAGGGCGCGTGGGAAGCGGTCAAGCGGCATTTCCGCGAGATGAACCGCGACATTCAGGCCTCGCCCTTCACCGTGGTCGGCGTCGGCGACATGTCGGGCGACGTGTTCGGCAACGGCATGCTGTTGTCGCCGCAGACCAGGCTGATCGCCGCCTTCGATCATCGCGACATCTTCATCGATCCCGATCCGGATGTCGCGGCTTCGCTTGCCGAGCGCCAGCGCATGTTCGCGCTGCCGCGCTCGTCCTGGCAGGACTACGACAAGTCGAAACTGTCGGAAGGCGGCGTCATCGTCTCGCGCAGCCAGAAGTCGATCACGCTGCCGCCGGCGGCGGCCGCCGCGATCGGCCTTGGCAAGACCACCGCGACGCCGGTGGAGATCATCAACACCATCCTCAAGGCGCCGGTCGACCTTTTGTGGTTCGGCGGCATCGGCACTTATGTCAGGGCCTCCGGCGAAACCAACCAGGATGTCGGCGACCGCGCCAACGACGCCATCCGCGTCACCGCGCTCGACGTGCGCGCCAAGGTCATCGGCGAGGGCGCCAATCTCGGCGTCACGCAGCGGGCGCGCATCGAGTTCGGCATGAATGGCGGCCGCTGCAACTCCGACGCCATCGACAATTCGGGCGGCGTCAATTGCTCGGACGTCGAGGTCAACATCAAGATCGCGCTGGCATCCGCCATGCGCAAAGGCTCGCTGGCCCGGCCCGCGCGCAACAAGCTGCTCGCCGAGATGACCGACGAGGTGAGCGGGCTGGTGCTCTCCAACAACTACCAGCAGACGCTGGCGCTCTCGATGGCGCGCAAGCGCGGGCTGGCCGACATCGCGCACCAGGCCCGCTTCATGACGGCACTGGAAGCGCGCGGCCTGCTCGACCGAGCGGTCGAGACGCTGCCTTCGCCCGCAGCCCTTGCCGAGCGCGAGGCGCGCGGGGAGCCGCTGACCAGGGCCGAGCTCGGCGTGCTGCTTGCCTATGCCAAGATCGTGCTGTTCTCCGACATCGTCGCCAGCGACGTGCCGGACGATCCGCATTTCGACCGCGACCTGATGGGCTATTTCCCGGAGCGCATGGCAAAGAAATTCGCCGGCGAAATCCGCGACCACCGGCTGCGGCGCGAAATCATCGCGCGCGTCGTCGCCAACGACCTCGTCAACCGCGGCGGGCCTTCCTTCGTCAACCGGCTGCAGGAAGCCACGGGCCGCACCGCGGCCGACGTGGTGCGGACCTTCGCCGTGGTCCGCGACGGCTTCGCGCTGCCTGCGCTCTACAGGGAGATCGACGCGCTCGACAGCCAGGTCGACGGCCAGATCCAGCTCGATTTCTATCAGGCGGTCAGCCGGCTTATCTTCATGACCAGCGGCTGGTACCTGAAGAACGAGGCAGGCGCCGCCCCGCTCAGCCAGCGCATCGGCGAACTGCATGACGCGCGCAAGGCGTTGGAGCCGAAACTGGCGTCGCTGCTGCCGGCCTTCTCGCGCGAGCGGATCGAGGAGCGGCGGCACGGCCTGTTCAAGAGCGGCGCGCCCGAGAAGCTGGCTGGACAACTGGCGCTCGCCGAAGTGGCGGAACTCATCCCGGACATCGCGCTCACCGCGCGCACGGCCGGCGCCGACATCGTCGGCGCGGCCAAGGCCTTCTTCGCCGTCAGCGATGCCTTCCGCATCCCACGGGTCGAGGAGGCCGCGCGCTCGATCACGCCGCCGGACTATTACGATCAACTGGCGCTGTCGCGCGCGATGGACACGATCGGCGCGGCAAGGCGCGGCATTGCGGTCGCGGCGCTCACCGGCCATGGCAAGGCGGCGGATCCGGTCGCGGCCTGGCTGGAGGCCGGCGGCGAGCGTGTCGCGCGCATTCGCGAGCGGCTGCAGGCACTCACCGAAGGCGGCGACATCACCGTGTCGCGGCTGTCGGTGGCGTCGGGCCTGATGACCGATCTGACGGGGATGTGA
- a CDS encoding MFS transporter, which yields MAEVAVQRATGRGIWGWMFFDWAAQPFFTVVTTFIFGPYFASRMVSDPVVGQAAWAWGIAAAGLVIAVLSPVLGSIADQTGPRKPWIAFFAAIKITSLTLLWLAAPGSNVFLIVLLFSLASVAAEFSTVFNDSMMPRLVPKSEIGRISNIAWGLGYLGGMIALIFVILFMAGNLETGKTVIGLDPILGLDPKLGEDARATGPMSAGWYFLFILPMFFFTPDAAKGIPIGPAVREGLSELKSTLTEARKRVGIFRFLVARMIYQDGVNALLTQGGVFAAAMFHWSITEIGIFGIILNVVAIFGCWIAARLDTALGSKAVVMIALMMLTVATAGIISTGPGFTLLGLIPLPLADSGGLFGTAAEKAYILYGLLIGLAFGPVQASSRSYMARSVTAAESGRYFGIYALSGRATSFLAPFLLATISYLSDSARLGMAVIILFLGIGMAILVRTPYPADKPVE from the coding sequence ATGGCCGAAGTAGCAGTGCAGCGGGCGACGGGGCGCGGCATCTGGGGCTGGATGTTCTTCGACTGGGCGGCGCAGCCCTTCTTCACCGTCGTCACCACCTTCATCTTCGGGCCATACTTCGCCTCGCGCATGGTCAGCGATCCGGTCGTGGGTCAGGCCGCCTGGGCCTGGGGCATCGCCGCCGCCGGCCTGGTCATCGCCGTGCTTTCGCCCGTATTGGGCTCGATCGCCGACCAGACGGGACCGCGCAAGCCGTGGATCGCCTTCTTCGCGGCCATCAAGATCACCAGCCTCACGCTGCTTTGGCTCGCGGCGCCCGGGTCGAATGTGTTCCTGATCGTGCTGTTGTTCTCGCTGGCCTCGGTGGCCGCGGAATTCTCGACCGTGTTCAACGATTCGATGATGCCGCGGCTGGTGCCGAAAAGCGAAATCGGGCGCATCTCCAACATCGCCTGGGGTCTCGGCTATCTCGGCGGGATGATCGCGCTGATTTTTGTCATTCTGTTCATGGCCGGCAATCTGGAAACCGGCAAAACGGTCATCGGCCTCGACCCGATCCTGGGACTCGATCCGAAGCTCGGCGAAGATGCCCGCGCCACCGGGCCAATGTCGGCCGGCTGGTACTTTCTCTTCATCCTGCCGATGTTCTTCTTCACCCCGGACGCCGCCAAGGGCATTCCGATCGGACCGGCAGTGCGCGAGGGTCTTTCGGAGCTGAAGTCGACGCTGACAGAGGCGCGCAAGCGCGTCGGTATCTTCCGCTTCCTTGTCGCCCGCATGATCTACCAGGACGGCGTCAACGCGCTGCTCACGCAGGGCGGTGTGTTCGCTGCCGCGATGTTCCACTGGTCGATCACCGAGATCGGCATCTTCGGCATCATTCTCAACGTCGTCGCCATCTTCGGCTGCTGGATCGCCGCTCGCCTTGACACCGCGCTTGGTTCCAAAGCGGTGGTGATGATCGCGCTGATGATGCTGACCGTGGCCACCGCCGGAATCATCTCGACCGGGCCGGGCTTCACGCTGCTCGGCCTGATACCGCTCCCCCTGGCTGATTCCGGCGGCCTGTTCGGCACCGCCGCCGAGAAGGCCTATATCCTCTACGGGCTGCTGATCGGCCTTGCCTTCGGGCCGGTGCAGGCTTCATCGCGCTCCTATATGGCGCGGAGCGTCACCGCCGCCGAATCGGGCCGTTATTTCGGCATCTACGCGCTGTCCGGACGGGCGACCAGTTTCCTGGCGCCGTTCCTGCTCGCGACGATCAGCTACCTGAGCGACTCGGCGCGGCTCGGCATGGCGGTGATCATCCTCTTTCTCGGTATCGGCATGGCGATCCTGGTCAGGACGCCCTACCCGGCGGACAAGCCGGTGGAGTGA
- a CDS encoding heparinase II/III family protein encodes MALVAGNTTRLWTLVAREFWRKTRRRLRAGPVYRWRYSGRTPERVLIAPPDLRLADPQIALEIYYGRYPLSGHMVETGGKSPFQINVPNHGWQKTLHGFRWLRHMRAAGTELAAANARALVSDWIAMHGNQISGVAWEPRTTAKRVIAWLQHSSVVLQGAEFPFYRAFLKSLAMQIRYLRSMAREMPDGKDRLRARIALAFAALSLPAPPSALRAATRNLAEELDRQILPDGGHISRNPMTVLELLADLLPLRQTYANQAEAPPPALIGAIDRMLPALRFFRHQDGSLARFNGMGATIHDRIATILRHDDTVGAPLLHAPHSGYERLSMGGVTVIADTGLPPPIDVSNAAHAGCLAFELSSGRQHFIVNAGIDTYGAAEFRPLARATAAHSTATVNDTSSARFSHSLRVSDLLGSPLIAGPQRVPCKRIDQKGVHGFVARHDGYAARFGFLHERELKLTENGNVLTGRDRFLRPGGATVRNNGRDFVTVRFHIHPDIGLLQDERDRLTLAAAQGDTWVFTCAEVAPEVEESIYFAGLGGPRRSRQIVLAFKASEIAEVHWQLTRTHIAGYPENN; translated from the coding sequence TTGGCACTTGTTGCCGGCAACACGACGCGTCTTTGGACGCTTGTCGCGAGGGAGTTTTGGCGCAAGACGCGCCGGCGTCTTCGCGCCGGTCCCGTCTATCGCTGGCGCTATTCCGGCCGCACGCCCGAGCGCGTGCTCATCGCGCCGCCGGATCTCAGGCTCGCCGATCCGCAGATCGCGCTCGAAATCTATTATGGGCGCTATCCGTTGTCCGGCCACATGGTGGAAACCGGCGGCAAATCGCCCTTTCAGATCAATGTGCCCAACCACGGCTGGCAAAAGACGCTGCACGGCTTCCGCTGGCTGCGCCATATGCGGGCCGCGGGCACCGAGCTTGCCGCCGCCAACGCACGGGCCCTGGTCTCCGACTGGATCGCCATGCACGGCAACCAGATATCCGGCGTCGCCTGGGAGCCGCGCACGACGGCCAAGCGGGTGATCGCCTGGCTGCAGCATTCCTCCGTCGTGCTGCAGGGCGCCGAATTTCCCTTCTACCGCGCCTTCCTCAAATCGCTCGCCATGCAGATCCGCTATCTGCGGTCGATGGCACGCGAGATGCCGGACGGCAAGGACAGGCTGCGCGCCCGCATCGCGCTTGCCTTCGCCGCCCTGTCGCTGCCGGCGCCGCCCTCGGCGCTGCGCGCCGCCACCCGCAACCTTGCCGAGGAGCTCGACCGCCAGATCCTTCCCGATGGCGGCCACATCTCGCGCAACCCGATGACGGTGCTGGAATTGCTGGCCGACCTTTTGCCTCTGCGCCAGACCTATGCCAACCAGGCCGAGGCGCCGCCGCCGGCGTTGATCGGCGCCATCGACCGCATGCTGCCGGCCCTGCGTTTCTTCCGCCACCAGGACGGCAGCCTCGCCCGCTTCAACGGCATGGGCGCCACGATCCACGACCGCATCGCCACCATCCTGCGTCATGACGACACGGTCGGCGCGCCGCTGCTGCACGCGCCGCATTCCGGCTACGAGCGCCTGTCGATGGGCGGCGTGACGGTGATCGCCGACACCGGCCTGCCGCCGCCCATCGACGTTTCCAACGCCGCGCATGCCGGGTGCCTCGCCTTCGAGCTTTCTTCCGGACGCCAGCACTTCATCGTCAATGCCGGCATCGATACCTATGGCGCCGCCGAGTTCCGCCCGCTTGCCCGCGCCACCGCCGCGCACTCGACCGCCACCGTCAACGACACCTCCTCGGCGCGCTTCAGCCATTCGCTGCGGGTCAGCGACCTGCTCGGCTCGCCGCTGATCGCCGGCCCGCAGCGCGTGCCCTGCAAGCGCATCGACCAGAAAGGCGTGCACGGTTTCGTCGCCCGCCACGACGGCTATGCCGCGCGCTTCGGCTTCCTGCACGAGCGTGAATTGAAGCTGACGGAGAACGGCAATGTGCTGACCGGCCGCGACCGTTTCCTGCGCCCCGGGGGCGCGACGGTCCGCAACAATGGCCGCGACTTCGTCACAGTGCGCTTCCACATCCATCCCGACATCGGCCTGCTTCAGGACGAGCGGGACCGCTTGACGCTCGCCGCCGCACAAGGAGACACTTGGGTTTTCACCTGCGCGGAAGTGGCGCCGGAGGTTGAGGAATCGATCTATTTCGCCGGACTCGGCGGGCCGCGCCGCAGCCGGCAGATCGTGCTTGCCTTCAAGGCCTCGGAGATCGCCGAGGTGCACTGGCAGCTGACGCGCACCCACATCGCCGGCTATCCCGAAAACAACTGA
- the purH gene encoding bifunctional phosphoribosylaminoimidazolecarboxamide formyltransferase/IMP cyclohydrolase, whose product MAVPAKNIPAPDLVPVRRALLSVFDKTGLIDFARALAAAGVELVSTGGTAKAIAEAGLAVRDVSELTGFPEIMDGRVKTLHPSVHGALLGVRDDPEHVKAMHDHHILPIDLVVSNLYPFEEVRRSGAGYASIVENIDIGGPAMIRASAKNHAYVAIVTDPADYASVLNALEMNLGSLSLDFRKKLAAKAFARTATYDAAISGWFAEALEVEHPTWRAFGGRLDQVMRYGENPHQSAGFYLSGDKRPGVATARQLQGKQLSYNNINDTDAAFELVGEFDPARSAAIAIIKHANPCGVAEGATLKAAYARALACDPVSAFGGIVAMNRILDAEAAEEIVKTFTEVIIAPDATDEAAAIVAAKKNLRLLVAGDLPDPRAAGTLVKSVAGGLLVQSRDNAVVDDLALSVVTKRAPTPAEMADLKFAFRVAKHVKSNAIVYAKDGATVGIGAGQMSRVDSSRIAARKALDAAEAAGLTEPLTKGSVVASDAFFPFADGLLSAIEAGASAVIQPGGSMRDDDVIAAADEHGIAMVFTGVRHFRH is encoded by the coding sequence ATGGCCGTCCCCGCCAAGAACATTCCGGCACCGGACCTCGTTCCGGTTCGCCGCGCGTTGCTTTCAGTCTTCGATAAAACCGGCCTGATCGATTTCGCCAGGGCGCTTGCCGCCGCTGGCGTCGAGCTGGTCTCCACCGGCGGCACGGCGAAGGCGATCGCCGAGGCCGGCCTGGCGGTCCGCGATGTTTCGGAACTGACCGGCTTTCCCGAGATCATGGACGGCCGCGTCAAGACCTTGCACCCGTCGGTGCATGGCGCGCTGCTCGGCGTGCGTGACGACCCCGAGCATGTGAAGGCGATGCACGACCACCATATCCTTCCGATCGACCTCGTCGTCTCCAACCTCTACCCGTTCGAGGAAGTCCGCCGCTCCGGCGCCGGCTACGCTTCGATCGTAGAGAACATCGACATCGGCGGTCCGGCGATGATCCGCGCCTCGGCCAAGAACCATGCCTATGTCGCCATCGTCACCGATCCCGCCGACTACGCCTCGGTGCTCAACGCGCTGGAGATGAACCTCGGCTCGCTGTCGCTCGATTTCCGCAAGAAGCTGGCCGCCAAGGCCTTTGCCCGCACGGCCACCTATGACGCGGCGATCTCCGGCTGGTTCGCCGAGGCGCTCGAGGTCGAGCATCCGACCTGGCGCGCCTTCGGCGGCCGCCTCGACCAGGTGATGCGCTATGGCGAGAACCCGCACCAGAGCGCCGGCTTCTATCTCTCCGGCGACAAGCGGCCGGGTGTCGCCACCGCCAGGCAGCTGCAGGGCAAGCAGCTCTCCTACAACAACATCAACGACACCGACGCCGCCTTCGAGCTGGTCGGCGAGTTCGATCCGGCCCGTTCTGCGGCGATCGCCATCATCAAGCACGCCAATCCCTGCGGCGTCGCCGAAGGGGCGACGCTGAAGGCGGCTTATGCCAGGGCGCTTGCCTGCGATCCGGTCTCGGCTTTCGGCGGCATCGTCGCCATGAACCGCATCCTCGATGCCGAGGCGGCGGAAGAGATCGTGAAAACCTTCACCGAGGTGATCATCGCGCCGGACGCCACCGACGAGGCGGCAGCGATCGTCGCCGCGAAGAAGAATTTGCGCCTTCTGGTCGCCGGCGACCTGCCCGACCCGCGCGCCGCCGGCACGCTCGTGAAATCGGTGGCCGGCGGGCTCTTGGTGCAAAGCCGCGACAATGCGGTGGTCGACGACCTCGCATTGTCGGTGGTGACGAAGCGCGCGCCGACGCCGGCCGAGATGGCCGACCTCAAATTCGCTTTCCGCGTCGCCAAACACGTCAAGTCGAACGCCATCGTCTATGCGAAGGATGGCGCCACCGTCGGCATCGGCGCCGGCCAGATGAGCCGCGTCGATTCCTCGCGCATCGCCGCCCGCAAGGCGCTCGACGCGGCCGAAGCCGCCGGCCTGACCGAACCGCTGACCAAGGGTTCCGTCGTCGCCTCCGACGCCTTCTTCCCCTTCGCCGACGGCTTGCTGTCGGCGATCGAGGCCGGCGCTAGCGCCGTGATCCAGCCCGGCGGCTCGATGCGCGACGACGACGTGATTGCCGCCGCCGACGAGCACGGCATCGCCATGGTGTTCACGGGCGTGCGGCATTTCAGGCATTGA